One Paracoccus sp. TOH DNA segment encodes these proteins:
- the hemF gene encoding oxygen-dependent coproporphyrinogen oxidase gives MEMQDERQEAAVWFRALRDRIVAAFEALEDRGPGSVPPGRFEMRETKRGKEGGGGLMSVMRGGRVFEKVGVNWSAVHGDLSAAARQSMAARGVPGIETDPRFWASGISLVAHMQNPHAPAVHMNTRMFWTPGAWWFGGGADLNPCLEVAEDTAHFHATLRDACAAHGADYYDRFKAWADEYFFIPHRGRARGVGGIFYDDLNSGDWRADFAFTRAVGEAFLPAFLPLAEKRMAQPWGEAEKDAQLVHRGLYAEYNLVYDRGTKFGLASGHDPEAVLMSLPPLAKWV, from the coding sequence ATGGAAATGCAGGACGAGCGACAGGAGGCCGCGGTCTGGTTCCGGGCCTTGCGCGACCGGATCGTCGCGGCCTTCGAGGCGCTGGAGGATCGCGGTCCCGGCTCCGTCCCGCCCGGCCGTTTCGAAATGCGCGAGACCAAGCGCGGCAAGGAGGGCGGCGGCGGCCTGATGTCGGTGATGCGCGGCGGCCGGGTCTTTGAGAAGGTGGGCGTGAACTGGTCGGCGGTGCATGGCGACCTGTCCGCCGCCGCCCGCCAGTCCATGGCGGCGCGCGGCGTGCCGGGGATCGAGACCGACCCGCGCTTCTGGGCCTCGGGCATCAGCCTGGTCGCGCATATGCAGAACCCGCATGCGCCGGCGGTGCATATGAACACCCGCATGTTCTGGACCCCCGGCGCCTGGTGGTTCGGCGGTGGCGCCGATCTGAACCCTTGCCTGGAAGTCGCCGAGGACACGGCGCATTTCCACGCCACCCTGCGCGACGCCTGCGCGGCCCATGGCGCCGATTACTACGACCGCTTCAAGGCCTGGGCGGACGAGTATTTCTTCATCCCGCATCGCGGCCGGGCGCGGGGCGTGGGCGGCATTTTCTACGACGACCTGAACAGCGGCGACTGGCGTGCCGATTTCGCCTTTACCCGGGCGGTGGGCGAGGCCTTCCTGCCCGCCTTCCTGCCCCTGGCCGAAAAGCGCATGGCCCAGCCCTGGGGCGAGGCCGAGAAGGATGCGCAGTTGGTCCATCGCGGCCTTTATGCCGAATACAACCTGGTCTATGACCGCGGCACCAAGTTCGGCCTGGCCTCCGGCCACGACCCCGAGGCGGTGCTGATGAGCCTGCCGCCGCTGGCGAAATGGGTCTGA
- a CDS encoding histidine phosphatase family protein — MRDWPDLYLMRHGQTEWNVQGRMQGRLDSLLTPLGVMQARRQGWLVRDLRGLTRHASTAGRAQQTARIVFAGQDFVSDERLHEIDIGDFTGRLWHELRAERPELFAGGGLDWYDRAPQGEHFAGLEARVRSFLQDLTAPALIVTHGITLRMIRLVAMGLPRERLAEMPVAQGALHLVSRGRHRMFF; from the coding sequence ATGCGGGACTGGCCCGACCTCTACCTGATGCGGCACGGCCAGACCGAATGGAACGTCCAGGGGCGGATGCAGGGCCGGCTGGATTCGCTGCTGACGCCGCTGGGCGTCATGCAGGCGCGGCGGCAGGGCTGGCTGGTGCGCGACCTGCGCGGCCTGACGCGCCATGCCAGCACCGCCGGGCGGGCGCAGCAGACGGCTCGGATCGTGTTCGCGGGGCAGGATTTCGTCAGCGACGAACGGCTGCACGAGATCGACATCGGCGACTTCACCGGCCGGCTTTGGCACGAGCTGCGCGCCGAGCGCCCCGAGCTCTTCGCGGGCGGCGGGCTGGACTGGTATGACCGGGCGCCGCAAGGCGAGCATTTCGCCGGGCTGGAGGCGCGCGTCCGGTCCTTTCTGCAGGATCTCACCGCCCCGGCGCTGATCGTGACCCACGGCATCACCCTGCGCATGATCCGGCTGGTGGCGATGGGGTTGCCGCGCGAACGGCTTGCCGAGATGCCGGTTGCGCAGGGCGCGCTGCATCTCGTCAGCCGCGGCCGGCACCGGATGTTCTTCTAG
- a CDS encoding sugar O-acetyltransferase: MTAHEDMLAGRPYEPGDGELVAMRKVAQGLMRDYNATIIGDKTRARTLTQLLGTWNGTVIRTPFHVDYGKHIHFGPDCFVNYGCFFMDICEIRIGARCQFGTAVQLLTEDRPRDAAGRAAGLEWGKPITIGDDVWVGGGAVVLPGVTIGDGAIVGAGAVVTRDVPPNATVVGNPARPLPPRA, from the coding sequence TTGACGGCGCATGAGGACATGCTGGCCGGCCGCCCCTATGAACCGGGCGACGGCGAGTTGGTGGCGATGCGCAAGGTCGCACAGGGCTTGATGCGCGACTACAATGCCACGATCATCGGCGACAAGACCCGCGCCCGCACCCTGACCCAGCTGCTGGGCACCTGGAACGGCACGGTGATCCGCACGCCCTTTCATGTCGATTACGGCAAGCACATCCATTTCGGGCCGGACTGCTTTGTCAATTACGGCTGCTTCTTCATGGATATCTGCGAGATCAGGATCGGCGCGCGCTGCCAGTTCGGCACCGCCGTGCAGTTGCTGACCGAGGACCGGCCGCGTGACGCCGCCGGCCGCGCGGCGGGTCTGGAATGGGGCAAGCCCATCACCATCGGCGACGATGTCTGGGTCGGCGGCGGCGCGGTCGTCCTGCCCGGCGTGACCATCGGCGACGGTGCCATCGTCGGCGCCGGGGCGGTGGTGACGCGGGATGTGCCGCCCAATGCCACGGTGGTCGGAAACCCGGCCCGCCCCCTGCCACCCCGCGCCTAG
- a CDS encoding SUF system Fe-S cluster assembly protein has product MTEDTLKEGDPLIAPSTTEHPLYESVVEACKSVYDPEIPVNIFDLGLIYTIDISEENAVRIVMTLTAPGCPVAGEMPGWVADAIEPLPGVKQVDVEMTFQPQWGMDMMSDEARLELGFI; this is encoded by the coding sequence ATGACCGAAGACACCCTCAAGGAAGGCGATCCACTGATCGCGCCGTCAACCACCGAGCACCCGCTGTATGAAAGCGTGGTCGAGGCCTGCAAGTCCGTCTACGACCCCGAGATCCCGGTGAACATCTTCGACCTCGGGCTGATCTATACCATTGACATCAGCGAGGAAAACGCCGTACGCATCGTCATGACCCTGACCGCGCCGGGCTGTCCCGTCGCGGGCGAAATGCCTGGCTGGGTTGCCGATGCCATCGAGCCCCTGCCCGGCGTCAAGCAAGTGGATGTCGAGATGACCTTTCAGCCACAATGGGGCATGGACATGATGTCCGACGAAGCCCGACTGGAGCTTGGATTCATTTGA
- a CDS encoding MipA/OmpV family protein, with product MTRMIAFALLSATALSTPVMAESLGEREFSFDAGLGVKYSPEFIGSDNLDPSPWFILRNADADRDKPDGFSVLPSLNYVGKRDADDYDDLRGMDDIGYAGEIGVKLSYRMGELTSYGAIRKGFGGHHGVVGELGAKYRFEASDKLTLWTGAELGMGSDDFTGTYFGVTADESLSSGHRAYDPDGGAYIARLSVEARYEFLPDTALMGRVTYGRLLGDAGDSPLVETRNQPSISIGVARRLNFRF from the coding sequence ATGACCCGGATGATCGCGTTCGCCCTGCTCTCTGCCACCGCGCTGAGCACGCCGGTCATGGCAGAGTCCCTGGGCGAACGTGAGTTTTCCTTCGATGCCGGCCTGGGGGTGAAATACAGCCCCGAGTTCATCGGCTCGGACAATCTCGACCCCTCGCCCTGGTTCATCCTGCGCAATGCCGATGCCGACCGCGACAAGCCGGACGGGTTCTCGGTCCTACCGTCGCTGAACTATGTCGGCAAGCGCGACGCCGATGATTACGACGACCTGCGCGGCATGGACGACATCGGCTATGCCGGCGAGATCGGGGTGAAGCTGTCCTATCGCATGGGCGAACTGACCAGCTATGGCGCCATCCGCAAGGGCTTCGGCGGCCATCACGGCGTGGTGGGCGAGCTGGGCGCGAAATATCGCTTCGAGGCCAGCGACAAGTTGACGCTGTGGACCGGGGCCGAGTTGGGCATGGGCAGCGACGACTTCACCGGCACCTATTTCGGCGTCACCGCGGACGAATCGCTTTCCAGCGGCCATCGCGCCTATGATCCCGATGGCGGCGCCTATATCGCCCGGCTCAGCGTCGAGGCCCGCTATGAATTCCTGCCCGACACCGCGCTGATGGGCCGCGTGACCTATGGCCGGCTGCTGGGCGATGCCGGCGACAGCCCGCTGGTCGAGACGCGCAACCAGCCCTCGATCAGCATCGGCGTGGCGCGTCGGCTGAATTTCCGCTTCTAG
- a CDS encoding ABC-F family ATP-binding cassette domain-containing protein — protein MLRIDDISYSIAGRPLFEHASATIPDGHKVGLVGPNGAGKTTLFRLIRGELGLDGGAIALPPRARIGGVAQEAPGTATSVLDTVLAADTERAGLMAEAATATDAHRIAEIQTRLADIDAWSAEARAATILRGLGFSTEDQARPTADYSGGWRTRVALAGVLFSQPDLLLLDEPTNYLDLEGALWLESYLQRYPHTVIVISHDRDLLNRAVGHILHLEDRKLVLYSGGYDIFARTRAEKRALQAAEAKKQDARRAHLQSFVDRFRAKATKARQAQARIKMLERMEPITAPEEAKFHRFGFPQPDQLSPPIVSLDGVTVGYDGRAVLRRLALRIDQDDRIALLGRNGQGKSTLSKLLAGRLEAMEGRIARSGKLRIGYFAQHQVDELDLGETPIAHVRRLRPDEPPAKLRARLAGFGLMEAQAETRVGQLSGGQKARLSLLLATIDAPHLLILDEPTNHLDIESREALTEALNDYTGAVVLVSHDMHLLNLVADRLWLVDQGGVSPWQGDLDDYRRMLLSGEEKPAPKPEKPATKRPSRDQVLELRADARRAEERVEKLTAMLEKLDAIMADPATYDDAQKAEQWGRKHAEASEAMLRAESLWMEALERLEAAERA, from the coding sequence ATGCTGCGCATCGACGACATATCCTATTCCATCGCCGGACGGCCGCTGTTCGAGCACGCCTCGGCCACCATCCCGGACGGCCACAAGGTCGGCCTGGTCGGCCCGAACGGCGCCGGCAAGACCACGCTGTTCCGGCTGATCCGGGGCGAGCTGGGCCTTGACGGCGGCGCCATCGCCCTGCCGCCGCGTGCCCGCATCGGCGGCGTCGCGCAGGAGGCGCCCGGCACCGCGACCAGCGTGCTGGACACGGTGCTGGCGGCCGATACGGAACGCGCCGGGCTGATGGCCGAGGCGGCGACCGCCACCGACGCCCATCGCATCGCCGAGATCCAGACCCGGCTGGCCGATATCGACGCCTGGTCGGCCGAGGCGCGGGCGGCGACCATCCTGCGCGGCCTGGGCTTTTCGACCGAGGACCAGGCCCGGCCGACCGCCGACTATTCCGGCGGCTGGCGGACGCGGGTGGCGCTGGCGGGGGTGCTGTTCTCGCAACCCGACCTCTTGCTGCTGGACGAGCCGACCAACTACCTGGACCTGGAAGGCGCGCTGTGGCTGGAAAGCTATCTGCAGCGCTATCCGCATACCGTCATCGTCATCAGCCACGACCGCGACCTGCTGAACCGCGCCGTGGGCCATATCCTGCATCTCGAGGACCGCAAGCTGGTGCTCTATTCGGGCGGCTACGACATCTTCGCACGCACCCGGGCCGAGAAGCGCGCCTTGCAGGCCGCCGAGGCGAAGAAGCAGGACGCCCGCCGCGCGCATCTGCAAAGTTTCGTCGACCGCTTCCGCGCCAAAGCCACCAAGGCCCGGCAGGCGCAGGCCCGCATCAAGATGCTGGAACGGATGGAGCCGATCACCGCCCCCGAGGAAGCCAAGTTCCACCGCTTCGGCTTTCCGCAGCCCGACCAGCTGTCGCCGCCCATCGTCTCGCTGGACGGGGTGACGGTCGGCTATGACGGCCGGGCGGTGCTGCGCCGGCTGGCGCTGCGCATCGACCAGGACGACCGCATCGCGCTGCTGGGGCGCAACGGCCAGGGCAAGTCGACGCTGTCGAAGCTGCTGGCCGGGCGGCTGGAGGCGATGGAGGGGCGGATCGCGCGTTCGGGCAAGCTGCGCATCGGTTATTTCGCCCAGCACCAGGTCGATGAGCTGGACCTGGGCGAGACCCCCATAGCCCATGTCCGCCGGTTGCGCCCGGACGAACCGCCGGCGAAGCTGCGCGCCCGGCTGGCCGGGTTCGGGCTGATGGAGGCGCAAGCCGAGACCCGCGTCGGCCAGCTTTCGGGCGGGCAGAAGGCGCGGCTGTCCTTGCTGCTCGCGACCATCGACGCGCCGCATCTGCTGATTCTCGACGAACCGACCAACCACCTGGACATCGAGAGCCGCGAGGCGCTGACCGAGGCGCTGAACGACTATACCGGCGCCGTGGTGCTGGTCAGCCACGACATGCACCTGCTGAACCTGGTGGCCGACCGGCTGTGGCTGGTCGATCAGGGCGGGGTCAGCCCGTGGCAGGGCGATCTGGACGATTACCGCCGGATGCTGCTCTCCGGCGAGGAGAAGCCCGCCCCGAAACCCGAGAAACCGGCGACGAAACGCCCCTCGCGCGACCAGGTTCTGGAGCTGCGCGCCGACGCCAGGCGTGCCGAGGAGCGGGTCGAGAAGCTGACCGCCATGCTGGAGAAGCTGGACGCCATCATGGCCGATCCGGCGACCTATGACGATGCGCAGAAGGCCGAGCAATGGGGCCGCAAGCATGCCGAGGCCAGCGAGGCCATGCTGCGCGCCGAGTCGCTGTGGATGGAGGCCTTGGAGCGGCTGGAGGCGGCGGAACGCGCCTGA
- the ndk gene encoding nucleoside-diphosphate kinase — MAIERTLSIIKPDATKRNLTGKINAKFEDAGLRIVAQKRIHLSPAQAGQFYIVHKDRPFYGELVEFMASGPVVAQVLEGENAIAKNREVMGATNPANADEGTIRKEFALSVGENSVHGSDAPETAKEEIAFFFSGLELVG, encoded by the coding sequence ATGGCCATCGAACGCACGCTCTCGATCATCAAACCCGACGCCACCAAGCGCAACCTGACCGGCAAGATCAACGCCAAGTTCGAGGATGCCGGCCTGCGCATCGTCGCGCAGAAGCGCATCCACCTGTCGCCCGCCCAGGCCGGCCAGTTCTACATCGTCCACAAGGACCGCCCCTTCTACGGCGAGCTGGTCGAGTTCATGGCCTCGGGCCCGGTCGTGGCGCAGGTGCTGGAAGGCGAGAACGCCATCGCCAAGAACCGCGAAGTGATGGGCGCCACCAACCCGGCCAATGCCGACGAAGGCACCATCCGCAAGGAATTCGCCCTCTCGGTCGGCGAGAACTCGGTCCACGGTTCGGACGCGCCGGAAACCGCGAAAGAGGAAATCGCCTTCTTCTTCTCGGGCCTCGAACTGGTCGGCTGA
- a CDS encoding cytochrome b/b6 domain-containing protein — MKASNTARAYGWVARMFHWTVAVLILAAIAIGLYADTLPEGGESQLQAIFTAYSVHKTVGMAALALAALRILWALTQPKPRPLHPERRLESFGAEAVHWALWLGMVVMPLSGWLLHSAAPGGFARILWPFGQRLPFVPENAALSERFAAFHEFGWWLLAGLILLHVAGALKHAILDRDGTMRRMAGNPERAPEPPAAQPGLLPHVLAALVGLAIWITPAFIPAATPEAQEAPAAASAPAATAGSDWVVEQGKLEIEVTQAGNAVTGQFGQWQADIAYNPETQTGRVTVDVDIASLTLGAVSDAAKGPDFLNAAAHPAARFEAEILPPPAEGQPHVAQGRLAIAGQTVEADLPFALTLQGDVAQAKGQMRVDRRDFGIGAGYADESTVGFGVEIGFELTAKRR, encoded by the coding sequence ATGAAAGCCAGCAACACCGCCCGCGCCTATGGCTGGGTCGCCCGCATGTTCCACTGGACGGTCGCCGTGCTGATCCTGGCCGCCATCGCCATCGGGCTTTACGCCGACACCCTGCCCGAGGGCGGGGAATCGCAGCTGCAGGCGATCTTCACCGCCTATTCCGTGCACAAGACCGTGGGCATGGCGGCGCTGGCCTTGGCCGCGCTGCGCATCCTGTGGGCGCTGACCCAGCCGAAGCCGCGCCCGCTGCACCCCGAGCGGCGGCTGGAGAGCTTCGGCGCCGAGGCGGTGCATTGGGCGCTATGGCTCGGCATGGTCGTCATGCCGTTGTCGGGCTGGCTTCTGCACTCGGCCGCGCCGGGCGGCTTTGCCCGCATCCTCTGGCCCTTCGGCCAGCGCCTGCCCTTCGTCCCCGAGAACGCAGCGCTGTCGGAACGTTTCGCAGCCTTCCACGAATTCGGCTGGTGGCTGCTGGCCGGGCTGATCCTGCTGCATGTCGCGGGGGCGCTGAAGCACGCGATCCTCGACCGCGACGGCACCATGCGCCGCATGGCCGGCAATCCCGAGCGCGCGCCCGAGCCCCCGGCCGCGCAGCCCGGCCTCCTGCCGCATGTCCTGGCCGCCCTGGTGGGGCTGGCGATCTGGATCACGCCGGCCTTCATTCCCGCCGCCACCCCGGAGGCGCAGGAAGCGCCAGCCGCCGCATCCGCCCCCGCGGCCACCGCCGGATCCGATTGGGTCGTGGAGCAAGGCAAGCTGGAGATCGAGGTCACCCAGGCCGGGAACGCGGTCACGGGGCAGTTCGGGCAATGGCAGGCCGACATCGCCTATAACCCGGAAACCCAGACCGGGCGGGTGACGGTCGATGTCGACATCGCCTCGCTGACGCTGGGCGCTGTCAGCGACGCGGCCAAGGGCCCGGATTTCCTGAACGCCGCCGCCCATCCCGCCGCGCGTTTCGAGGCCGAGATCCTGCCGCCCCCGGCCGAGGGCCAGCCGCATGTCGCGCAGGGCCGGCTGGCCATTGCCGGCCAGACCGTCGAGGCCGACCTGCCCTTCGCGCTGACGCTTCAGGGCGATGTGGCCCAGGCGAAGGGGCAGATGCGCGTCGATCGCCGCGATTTCGGCATCGGCGCCGGCTATGCCGATGAAAGCACCGTCGGTTTCGGCGTCGAGATCGGCTTCGAGCTGACCGCGAAACGGCGATAG
- a CDS encoding thymidine kinase, with the protein MAKLYFHYSTMNAGKSTLLLQASYNYRERGMATLLLTAALDDRAGPGRIASRIGIAESALGFTPDADLFSLIQAEGRDVACIFVDEAQFLTEQQVWQLARVADDLGQPVMCYGLRVDFRGRLFPGSAALLALADDLREVRTICHCGRKATMVVRQDEQGRALREGAQVQIGGNETYVSLCRRHWREAMGEIR; encoded by the coding sequence ATGGCCAAGCTTTATTTTCATTATTCCACGATGAATGCCGGCAAGAGCACGCTGTTGCTGCAGGCGTCCTACAATTACCGCGAACGCGGCATGGCGACGCTGCTGCTGACCGCGGCGCTGGACGATCGGGCCGGCCCGGGGCGCATCGCCAGCCGCATCGGCATCGCCGAATCGGCGCTGGGTTTCACCCCCGATGCCGACCTTTTCTCTCTGATCCAGGCCGAAGGCCGCGATGTCGCCTGCATTTTCGTCGACGAGGCGCAGTTCCTGACCGAGCAGCAGGTCTGGCAACTGGCCCGCGTCGCCGACGACCTTGGCCAGCCGGTGATGTGCTACGGGCTGCGGGTCGATTTCCGCGGCCGGCTGTTTCCCGGCTCGGCGGCGCTTTTGGCGCTGGCCGACGACCTGCGCGAGGTGCGCACCATCTGCCATTGCGGCCGCAAGGCCACCATGGTCGTGCGCCAGGACGAACAGGGCCGCGCGCTGCGCGAGGGCGCGCAGGTGCAGATCGGCGGCAATGAAACCTATGTCTCGCTTTGCCGGCGGCATTGGCGCGAAGCGATGGGGGAAATCCGATGA
- a CDS encoding DEAD/DEAH box helicase, whose amino-acid sequence MRADTRATWPKDDMTNETTRPNRSGNPRPQQGGKPRVRNDKPNTNHRRHRAEPEEKFIRRAIPEIDTPFTRMGIDPRVAINLPGLGIETPSPIQEKSIPGIVEGRDLLGLAQTGTGKTAAFGLPMLTRLLNIGRKPEPRTCRALILAPTRELATQIAENIDNYAIGTPIRQFRVVGGASINVQTQRLERGVDVLIATPGRLIDLIERGAVDLSQTKYLVLDEADQMLDIGFIHALRRIAKMLPRERQTLLFSATMPKLMEELADSYLNDPLRVAVNPPGQAAAKIDQGVHFVNQGDKATLLAEYLSKHVDELAIVFGRTKHGSEKLSKLLEKWGYKVAAIHGNKSQGQRERALAGFRAGDTKVLVATDVAARGLDIPEVAHVYNYDLPNVPENYVHRIGRTARAGRDGRAIAFCAPAEIGELRAIEKAMKAKIAVVGGEEPFEAAKIRERGGPAGRPAQGAARKRPARRPSRAPKSAPRA is encoded by the coding sequence ATGCGCGCCGATACGCGGGCGACCTGGCCGAAAGACGACATGACCAACGAGACCACCCGTCCGAACCGTTCGGGCAATCCCCGCCCCCAGCAGGGCGGCAAGCCGCGTGTCCGCAACGACAAGCCCAACACCAACCACCGCCGACACCGCGCCGAGCCGGAAGAGAAATTCATCCGCCGCGCCATCCCCGAGATCGACACCCCCTTCACCCGCATGGGCATCGACCCGCGCGTGGCGATCAACCTGCCGGGCCTGGGGATCGAGACCCCCTCGCCCATCCAGGAAAAATCCATCCCCGGCATCGTCGAGGGCCGCGACCTGCTGGGCCTGGCCCAGACCGGCACCGGCAAGACGGCCGCCTTCGGCCTGCCGATGCTGACCCGACTGCTGAACATCGGCCGCAAGCCCGAGCCCCGGACCTGCCGCGCGCTGATCCTGGCGCCGACCCGCGAGCTGGCGACCCAGATCGCCGAGAACATCGACAACTATGCCATCGGCACGCCGATCCGGCAGTTCCGCGTCGTCGGTGGCGCCTCGATCAACGTGCAGACCCAGCGGCTGGAGCGCGGCGTCGACGTGCTGATCGCCACCCCCGGCCGGCTGATCGACCTGATCGAGCGCGGCGCCGTGGACCTGTCGCAGACCAAATACCTGGTGCTGGACGAGGCCGACCAGATGCTGGACATCGGCTTCATCCACGCGCTGCGCCGCATCGCCAAGATGCTGCCGCGCGAGCGCCAGACGCTGCTGTTCTCGGCCACCATGCCGAAGCTGATGGAGGAGCTGGCCGACAGCTACCTGAACGATCCCCTGCGCGTGGCGGTGAACCCGCCCGGCCAGGCGGCGGCCAAGATCGACCAGGGCGTGCATTTCGTCAATCAGGGCGACAAGGCGACGCTGCTGGCGGAATACCTGTCCAAGCATGTGGACGAGCTGGCCATCGTCTTCGGCCGCACCAAGCACGGTTCGGAAAAGCTGTCGAAACTTTTGGAGAAATGGGGCTACAAGGTCGCGGCGATCCACGGCAACAAGAGCCAGGGCCAGCGCGAGCGCGCCCTGGCCGGCTTCCGCGCCGGCGACACCAAGGTGCTGGTCGCGACCGACGTGGCGGCGCGCGGCCTCGATATCCCCGAGGTGGCGCATGTCTATAACTACGACCTGCCCAACGTGCCGGAAAACTACGTGCACCGCATCGGCCGCACCGCCCGCGCCGGCCGCGACGGCCGCGCCATCGCCTTCTGCGCCCCGGCCGAGATCGGCGAGCTGCGCGCCATCGAGAAGGCGATGAAGGCCAAGATCGCCGTGGTCGGCGGCGAGGAGCCCTTCGAGGCGGCCAAGATCCGCGAACGCGGCGGCCCGGCCGGTCGCCCGGCCCAGGGCGCGGCGCGCAAGCGCCCGGCCCGCCGGCCCTCGCGCGCGCCGAAATCGGCGCCGCGGGCCTGA
- the dtd gene encoding D-aminoacyl-tRNA deacylase, translated as MRALIQRVSEAEVAVEGRSIGRIGPGLMVLVCAMQGDPDDAAAKLAARIAKLRIFRDDAGKMNRSVQDIGGAVLVVSQFTLAADTRTGNRPGFSSAEAPERGEALYRRFAEALRDLGLAVETGSFGADMKVSLVNDGPVTIWMDSADRA; from the coding sequence ATGCGGGCGCTGATCCAGAGGGTCTCGGAAGCCGAGGTCGCGGTCGAGGGCCGCAGCATCGGCCGCATCGGGCCGGGCCTCATGGTGCTGGTCTGCGCCATGCAGGGCGACCCGGACGACGCCGCCGCGAAGCTGGCCGCACGCATCGCCAAGCTGCGCATCTTCCGCGACGACGCCGGCAAGATGAACCGCTCGGTCCAGGATATCGGCGGCGCGGTGCTGGTGGTGAGCCAGTTCACCCTGGCCGCCGACACCCGCACCGGCAACCGGCCCGGCTTTTCCTCGGCCGAGGCACCCGAGCGCGGCGAGGCGCTGTATCGGCGCTTTGCCGAGGCGTTGCGCGATCTGGGCCTGGCGGTCGAAACCGGATCCTTCGGCGCCGACATGAAAGTGTCGCTGGTCAATGACGGCCCGGTGACGATCTGGATGGATTCCGCAGACCGCGCTTGA
- a CDS encoding DUF2312 domain-containing protein has translation MQDENAYGIAAGELRQFIEQYEQLEAEKKDVTEQQKELMAEAKARGYDTKVMRKVIALRKRDKDDIAEEEAILEMYKAALGMA, from the coding sequence ATGCAGGACGAGAATGCCTATGGCATCGCCGCCGGCGAGCTGCGTCAGTTCATCGAGCAATACGAGCAGCTCGAGGCGGAAAAGAAGGACGTGACCGAGCAGCAGAAGGAGTTGATGGCCGAGGCCAAGGCGCGCGGCTACGACACCAAGGTCATGCGCAAGGTCATCGCGCTGCGCAAGCGCGACAAGGACGACATCGCCGAGGAAGAGGCGATCCTGGAAATGTACAAGGCCGCGCTCGGCATGGCCTGA
- a CDS encoding LuxR family transcriptional regulator: MLNDIQTILAARSAEAVWRHYVGRLAGLGFPHVSYYGARLLEASGERMIDDSIFLSSYSPRLFQEILAQGGFESVPMYRWMTQSTGSESWAWMHRRRLAGRLTRLEERIMDLFARHGHASGYAVSLSDSVQRVRAGVLLSGAIGMRQDGLDAVWRRCGQEVEALTGLMHLRLSTLPYTPPETMLTLRQREVLEHIAAGRTTPEIAEMLDLTPATVEKHLRLARKALGARTTAQAILHAAYRRQIFIDPGEPCNQAEGGAQSARSGAEPWRFLSFAEALPRDRVVLDAGEGEI; the protein is encoded by the coding sequence ATGCTGAATGACATACAGACCATCCTGGCCGCGCGTTCGGCCGAGGCTGTCTGGCGGCACTATGTCGGGCGGCTGGCCGGGCTGGGCTTTCCGCATGTCTCCTATTACGGCGCCCGGCTTCTTGAAGCCTCGGGCGAGCGGATGATCGACGACAGCATCTTCCTGTCCAGCTATTCGCCGCGGCTGTTCCAGGAAATCCTCGCGCAGGGCGGGTTCGAAAGCGTGCCGATGTATCGCTGGATGACCCAGAGCACCGGCAGCGAAAGCTGGGCCTGGATGCACCGGCGGCGGCTTGCCGGCCGCCTGACCCGGCTGGAAGAGCGGATCATGGACCTGTTCGCCCGGCACGGCCATGCCTCGGGCTATGCGGTCAGCCTCAGCGACAGCGTGCAGCGGGTGCGGGCGGGGGTGCTGCTGAGCGGCGCGATCGGCATGCGCCAGGACGGGCTGGACGCGGTCTGGCGCCGTTGCGGGCAGGAGGTTGAGGCCCTGACCGGGCTGATGCATCTGCGCCTCTCGACCCTGCCCTATACGCCGCCCGAGACCATGCTGACCCTGCGCCAGCGCGAAGTGCTCGAACATATCGCCGCCGGCCGCACCACGCCCGAGATCGCCGAGATGCTGGACCTGACCCCGGCCACGGTCGAGAAGCACCTGCGGCTGGCGCGCAAGGCGCTGGGGGCCCGGACCACCGCGCAGGCGATCCTGCATGCCGCCTATCGCCGGCAGATCTTCATCGACCCGGGCGAACCCTGCAACCAGGCGGAAGGCGGCGCCCAGTCCGCCAGATCCGGCGCCGAGCCCTGGCGCTTCCTGTCCTTTGCCGAGGCGCTGCCCAGGGATCGGGTGGTGCTGGACGCCGGCGAGGGGGAGATCTGA